A genome region from Polyodon spathula isolate WHYD16114869_AA chromosome 19, ASM1765450v1, whole genome shotgun sequence includes the following:
- the LOC121294866 gene encoding immunoglobulin superfamily containing leucine-rich repeat protein 2-like, with protein MTAIYLHYISLWTVFIGVAQTCPGPCVCVDKYAHQFADCAYKDLQVVPVGLPFNVTTLSLSANKIKTLLKNSFVNVTQVTSLWLAHNEIVTIEKGTLAVLVQLRNLDLSHNQVVHFPWRDLYNLSSLQLLKINNNNMVDLPRDAFSNLKDLRSLRINNNMFTTIVKGSFDSLSSMSHLQIYNNPFDCTCTLHWLKDWVANALISVPEPDLITCETPEDLKGIRILQLPNLECVAPTVHIMSQPNLENSQVNEGVMIIMHCNVTGSPKPEVKWKIRTGNQEIEFNMPVTETKKNDLLLENSKQTENRFLVFKNGTLVIPRTSKREDGRYTCSATNEQGSAESSVNMAVVGTQKHSINAIQDAILDKTPTSERKPGVKVSKNNVFNWAKPDDTGKMTFPTRATYGSFGTQRSGVVISSGQPAFGKKCGVSDSTQYISNHAFNQSSDELKQHTFDFGVIALEVSETEAKIQLNSFQAPTEKAHLEMLYLCINMGNGHSVVQWSKIEDGINAYRFQGLNPGTNYTLCLTYTGEDCQVQVVFTTRKKIPSLMIIVVVSTFLLALATVPLLGATCCHLLYKYQGKTYKLIMKAHNPDQMEKHIATDFDPRASYVESEKNYNPSDLEEDEVEREEGEREGGAEGSIINESIPGSQSKANQEEFEVGSEYSDRLPLGAEAVNISQEINGNYRQTAR; from the coding sequence ATGACGGCAATATACCTCCATTACATTTCCTTGTGGACTGTTTTCATTGGAGTAGCCCAGACCTGCCCGGGGCCGTGCGTCTGTGTGGACAAGTATGCCCACCAGTTCGCGGATTGCGCCTACAAAGATCTGCAGGTGGTGCCCGTCGGCTTGCCTTTCAACGTAACGACCCTCAGCCTCTCTGCCAACAAAATCAAGACCCTGCTGAAGAATTCCTTTGTGAATGTCACCCAGGTCACCTCTCTATGGCTGGCCCATAACGAGATCGTCACAATAGAGAAAGGCACATTGGCAGTGCTGGTTCAGCTCCGAAACCTGGACCTGAGCCACAACCAGGTTGTGCATTTCCCTTGGAGAGATCTTTACAATCTCTCTTCTCTCCAACtgttgaaaataaacaacaataacatgGTGGATCTTCCCAGAGATGCCTTTTCTAACCTCAAGGATCTGAGATCACTGCGCATAAATAACAACATGTTCACCACCATTGTGAAGGGGTCCTTTGACTCTCTGAGCTCCATGTCCCATCTTCAGATCTACAACAATCCGTTTGACTGCACATGCACGCTACACTGGCTGAAAGACTGGGTAGCAAATGCTCTGATCTCTGTTCCAGAGCCGGACCTCATCACCTGTGAAACACCTGAAGACTTAAAGGGAATACGTATTTTGCAACTGCCCAACTTGGAATGTGTGGCCCCTACTGTTCACATAATGTCCCAACCTAACCTTGAAAACAGCCAAGTCAATGAAGGCGTTATGATTATTATGCACTGTAATGTCACAGGAAGCCCGAAACCAGAGGTTAAGTGGAAAATTCGCACTGGAAACCAGGAAATTGAGTTCAATATGCCCGTTACCGAGACCAAAAAGAATGATTTGCTTTTGGAAAATTCGAAGCAGACAGAAAATCGTTTCTTGGTGTTTAAAAATGGGACGCTGGTCATCCCCCGCACAAGTAAACGCGAGGATGGTCGCTACACATGCTCAGCCACCAATGAGCAGGGTAGCGCGGAGAGCTCAGTTAACATGGCCGTGGTGGGAACGCAGAAACACAGTATCAATGCCATTCAAGACGCTATCCTTGACAAGACCCCCACCTCTGAACGTAAACCCGGGGTAAAGGTTTCTAAAAACAATGTCTTTAACTGGGCCAAACCAGATGACACTGGCAAGATGACCTTTCCAACCAGGGCAACTTATGGGTCCTTTGGTACTCAGCGTAGCGGCGTAGTGATCTCATCTGGGCAGCCAGCCTTTGGCAAGAAATGTGGTGTCAGTGACAGCACCCAGTACATTTCCAATCATGCCTTCAATCAGAGCTCGGACGAGCTCAAGCAACATACTTTTGATTTTGGGGTCATTGCCTTGGAAGTGTCTGAAACTGAAGCTAAAATACAGCTCAATTCCTTCCAAGCACCCACAGAAAAGGCGCATCTGGAAATGCTATACCTGTGTATAAATATGGGCAATGGGCACTCTGTGGTTCAATGGTCCAAGATAGAGGATGGTATTAATGCCTATCGATTCCAAGGATTGAACCCTGGTACCAATTACACCCTGTGTCTCACCTATACAGGGGAAGACTGCCAGGTTCAAGTTGTTTTCACTACGAGGAAGAAAATCCCTTCCTTGATGATCATAGTGGTAGTTAGCACCTTCTTGTTGGCTCTTGCCACTGTTCCACTACTGGGAGCCACCTGCTGCCACCTCCTTTACAAGTACCAAGGCAAGACTTACAAGCTGATCATGAAAGCACACAACCCGGATCAGATGGAAAAGCACATAGCAACCGATTTCGACCCCCGGGCTTCTTATGTGGAATCAGAAAAGAACTACAACCCCAGTGATTTGGAAGAAGACGAGGTCGAGAGGGAAGAGGGGGAACGGGAGGGGGGAGCGGAGGGGAGTATAATAAATGAATCCATCCCTGGGTCACAATCCAAAGCCAACCAAGAAGAATTCGAGGTGGGGTCCGAGTACAGCGATCGATTACCACTAGGGGCCGAGGCTGTTAACATCTCCCAAGAAATCAATGGCAACTACAGACAGACGGCCCGCTGA